A window of the Diospyros lotus cultivar Yz01 unplaced genomic scaffold, ASM1463336v1 superscaf1, whole genome shotgun sequence genome harbors these coding sequences:
- the LOC127793081 gene encoding cationic amino acid transporter 1-like, with translation MVIGSETGGDGSMVKKRGCGCNKDDFLPEESFQSWESYGRALRSTKTRLKDRLLARSLDHLELHHMRARSQHEMKKTLNWWDLIWFGIGAVVGAGVFVLTGQVARAEAGPAVVISYFISGCAALLAVLCYTEFSVELPVAGGSFAYLRVELGDFIAFVAAGNILLEYIVAGASVARSWTSYFATLCNRTPDDFRLNVSSLAEDYRHLDPVAVVVSGVICIGACMSMKGSARFNTVATIVHVVVIAFILVAGLMKANTANFSDFAPFGFQGILRGSSILFFAFVGFDGLTTLGEEIKNPGRDIPIGLIGSMIVIIVAYCLLAATLCLMQPYTQIDPDAPFTLAFQATGMNWAKYIVAVGALKGMTTVLLANIVGQARYFTHIARAHMAPPILAIINEKTGTPVNATIIMTIANSIVALFTSLDVLANLLSIATLFIFTLVALALIVRRYYVTGETSNRDRNKLIGFLVLIALSSVGSAVYWAVSKTGWIGYIVTAGIWFLATLGLQLAVKEARKPKVWGVPLVPWLPSASVAINVFIMGSINGASFLRFAIWTLVLLIYYLFVGLHASYDAAKETTAVEATDVEPGVTTNTAT, from the coding sequence ATGGTGATTGGTTCTGAGACCGGTGGCGACGGCAGTATGGTGAAGAAAAGGGGTTGTGGATGCAACAAGGATGACTTCTTACCAGAGGAATCATTCCAGAGCTGGGAAAGCTATGGCAGAGCATTAAGAAGCACAAAAACGAGGCTGAAAGATCGTCTCTTGGCGCGATCCCTAGACCACCTGGAGCTACATCATATGCGTGCGCGTAGCCAGCACGAGATGAAGAAGACCTTGAATTGGTGGGACCTGATTTGGTTTGGGATTGGGGCTGTAGTGGGCGCTGGAGTATTCGTCCTCACAGGGCAAGTAGCCAGGGCTGAGGCTGGACCTGCTGTTGTGATCTCATATTTCATTTCGGGCTGTGCTGCTCTACTGGCTGTGCTCTGTTACACTGAATTTTCAGTCGAATTGCCAGTAGCCGGAGGTTCATTTGCCTATCTAAGAGTGGAGCTTGGCGACTTCATTGCTTTCGTTGCGGCTGGAAACATCCTTCTGGAGTATATAGTAGCCGGGGCTAGTGTGGCAAGGTCATGGACTTCATACTTTGCCACGTTGTGCAACCGCACACCTGATGATTTCCGCCTAAATGTCTCATCCCTCGCTGAAGATTACAGACACTTAGATCCAGTTGCCGTTGTTGTTTCAGGTGTTATCTGCATTGGGGCATGCATGAGCATGAAGGGCTCTGCACGGTTCAATACGGTTGCCACCATCGTCCATGTTGTAGTCATCGCGTTCATCCTTGTCGCAGGACTTATGAAAGCCAACACTGCCAACTTCTCAGATTTTGCCCCATTTGGCTTCCAAGGCATTCTTAGAGGTTCATCGATTCTCTTCTTTGCATTTGTGGGATTTGATGGACTCACAACCCTGGGAGAGGAGATCAAAAACCCGGGCCGAGACATCCCCATCGGGCTCATTGGCTCCATGATAGTAATCATAGTAGCATACTGCCTTCTAGCTGCAACCCTCTGCTTGATGCAGCCATACACCCAAATTGACCCCGATGCGCCATTCACCCTGGCATTTCAGGCCACAGGAATGAACTGGGCAAAGTATATCGTCGCGGTTGGAGCCCTCAAGGGCATGACAACAGTTCTGCTAGCGAACATCGTAGGCCAGGCCAGGTACTTCACTCACATTGCAAGAGCACACATGGCTCCGCCAATCCTAGCAATCATCAATGAGAAGACCGGGACACCAGTGAATGCCACAATCATCATGACAATCGCAAACTCCATTGTCGCCTTATTTACCAGCCTCGATGTCCTGGCCAACCTCCTCTCCATCGCTACACTGTTTATCTTCACGCTTGTCGCCTTGGCGCTTATAGTCAGGCGATATTATGTCACTGGTGAGACATCAAACCGAGATAGAAACAAGCTTATCGGGTTCTTGGTATTGATCGCATTGTCCTCAGTCGGCTCTGCTGTTTACTGGGCAGTTAGCAAAACCGGGTGGATCGGGTACATAGTCACTGCTGGAATTTGGTTCTTAGCCACACTGGGACTTCAATTGGCAGTGAAGGAAGCAAGAAAACCAAAAGTATGGGGAGTGCCACTGGTTCCATGGCTGCCCTCTGCTAGCGTAGCCATCAATGTGTTCATAATGGGCTCCATTAATGGAGCTTCCTTTCTGAGATTTGCAATTTGGACTTTGGTTTTGCTGATTTACTATCTGTTTGTGGGATTGCATGCTTCATATGATGCAGCCAAGGAAACTACTGCAGTTGAAGCCACAGATGTTGAACCTGGCGTGACAACAAATACTGCTACTTAG
- the LOC127793166 gene encoding cationic amino acid transporter 1-like produces MEITGENEAKKRGFGCSKETFLPEESFQSWGSYVNALKNTKTRLKDRLLARSLDHLELNQMKTRSQHEMKKNLNWWDLFWFGIGAVMGAGVFVLTGQVARTDTGPAVVISYLISGCAALLAVLCYTEFSVDIPVAGGSFAFLRVELGDFIAFIAAGNVMLEYVVGVASVSRSWTSYFATLCDHKPNDFRINVSFLAENYRHLDPIAIAVAVVISIGASLSIKGSARFNTVATIVHIIVILFILVAGLTKANPANFSDLAPFGIRGILKGSSVLFFAFLGFDGVATLGEEIRNPGRDIPFGLIGSMVTVIATYCLLAATLCLMQPYTQIDADAPFTVAFQAAGLNWAKFVVAFGALKGMTTVLLTSIIGQARYFTHIARAHLAPPFLGVINEKTGTPVYATVVMAVVNSIVAFFTGLEVLVSLLSIATLFVFSLVALALLVRRYYVTGETSNCDRTKLIGFLGFIIASSVGSAIYWAVSETGWIGYIFTAGTWFLATLGLQLTVKEARKPKVWGVPLVPWLPSASIAINVFIMGSIDGASFLRFAVWTVALLTYYLLVGLHASYDAAKESTDGEPGVRSNA; encoded by the coding sequence ATGGAAATTACTGGAGAGAATGAGGCCAAGAAAAGGGGCTTTGGATGCAGCAAGGAAACCTTCTTACCGGAGGAATCATTCCAAAGCTGGGGAAGCTACGTCAACGCCTTGAAGAACACGAAAACGAGGCTCAAAGATCGCCTCCTGGCGCGATCCTTGGACCACCTGGAACTCAACCAAATGAAAACTCGCAGCCAGCATGAGATGAAGAAGAACTTGAACTGGTGGGACCTCTTCTGGTTCGGCATTGGCGCTGTGATGGGCGCTGGAGTCTTCGTCCTCACCGGCCAAGTGGCCAGGACTGACACTGGCCCGGCTGTTGTAATCTCTTATCTCATTTCGGGCTGCGCTGCGCTGCTGGCTGTGCTCTGTTACACTGAATTCTCAGTCGACATACCAGTCGCTGGGGGCTCATTCGCCTTTCTGAGGGTCGAACTTGGCGATTTCATCGCTTTCATTGCCGCGGGAAATGTCATGTTGGAGTATGTTGTAGGCGTGGCCAGTGTGTCTAGATCATGGACCTCGTATTTTGCCACTTTATGCGACCATAAACCTAATGATTTCCGCATAAATGTCTCATTCCTGGCTGAAAACTACAGGCATTTGGATCCAATTGCCATTGCTGTTGCGGTTGTGATCAGCATTGGTGCATCCCTGAGCATCAAAGGCTCGGCAAGGTTCAACACAGTTGCCACCATTGTGCATATTATAGTCATTTTGTTCATCCTTGTGGCTGGCCTTACGAAAGCCAATCCAGCCAACTTCTCAGACTTGGCGCCATTTGGCATTCGCGGGATTCTGAAAGGTTCGTCAGTGCTGTTTTTCGCGTTCCTGGGATTTGATGGAGTCGCGACTCTGGGAGAGGAGATCAGAAACCCGGGAAGAGACATCCCCTTCGGGCTCATTGGCTCCATGGTGACAGTCATAGCAACATACTGCCTTCTGGCAGCAACCCTCTGCCTGATGCAGCCATACACCCAAATTGACGCCGATGCCCCATTCACCGTGGCGTTTCAGGCCGCCGGGCTGAACTGGGCCAAGTTTGTCGTGGCGTTTGGGGCGCTCAAGGGCATGACAACGGTGCTGCTGACAAGCATCATAGGCCAAGCCAGGTACTTCACTCACATTGCCAGAGCACACCTGGCTCCGCCATTTCTAGGAGTCATCAACGAGAAGACTGGCACACCTGTGTATGCCACGGTTGTCATGGCGGTCGTGAACTCCATTGTCGCCTTCTTTACTGGCCTGGAAGTTCTAGTGAGCCTCCTGTCCATTGCCACGCTGTTTGTCTTCTCACTTGTCGCCTTGGCGCTGCTAGTCAGGCGGTACTATGTCACCGGGGAGACATCAAACTGTGATAGAACCAAGCTGATCGGATTCCTGGGATTTATAATAGCGTCCTCAGTAGGCTCGGCTATTTACTGGGCGGTAAGCGAAACAGGGTGGATCGGGTACATATTCACTGCTGGAACTTGGTTTTTGGCCACACTGGGACTGCAGCTGACAGTGAAGGAAGCGAGGAAACCCAAAGTATGGGGAGTGCCACTGGTTCCATGGCTGCCCTCTGCTAGCATAGCCATCAATGTGTTCATAATGGGTTCCATAGATGGGGCATCCTTTCTGAGGTTTGCAGTTTGGACAGTGGCTTTGCTCACTTACTATTTACTCGTGGGCTTGCATGCTTCATATGATGCAGCCAAGGAAAGCACAGATGGGGAGCCTGGAGTGAGATCAAATGCTTAG